The genomic DNA TTGTAACGGAAAATAACAACAAATTTAATGCCTTccggcctgcctccggcggctggggctccgccccagaccccgtagctcctgcttcgcaggagatttcgcTGAGACTGGAGACgtaaacgactcgagcgaagcgagaggagccacggggtctggggcagagccccagccgccggaggcacacccaccccGTCTCAAAATGCAGAAGAtgtattatttttcacgAGGACTGTTTGATCTCGTCTTTGGTTTTTCGGCTTCCGAAGATCGAGCTGCCGACCCGGACGTTGGTTGAGCCCTGGGAAATGGCTTCGACGAAGTCGTTGCTCATGCCCATGCTCAGTTCGAGAGGACTACTCGTGCCGATGGCAGACTGAACTTGGGTTCGAATATCGACGAGTTTTTGGAAATCCTGGTTGGGTTCGCCGCTGGTGGAACTGGCAAGTGAGCCAATGGTCATTAGACCCTGTAGTTTGAGATGTGGACATTCTTTGATGATGTGTTGTGCTAAAGCAATGATCTCTTGAGGATCGAGCAGTCCGCttttctgttcttctcCACTGGTATTGATTTGTAGGAATACATTAATCGGATTGGCAGATTCAAGACTTGATCGTGCGTTATTCAGTTTATTGGCTTTAGAAACACTGTCCAGGGTCTCAATGGCATTCAGATTGGCAATTGGTCCTAACACTTTACATTTGTTGGTCTGCAACGAGCCAATGAAATGCCATTGGATATCTTTTGGTAGTGCCTCGACCTTGTCTGTCAGTTCCTGGACATAATTCTCGCCAAAATGTCTATGACCAGCGTCATATAAAACCTGGATATCCTCAGCAGGCTTATATTTCGACACCGCTACCAGCCGGGGCACTGGCACCCCGTGTTTCGCAGCCTCCTGCTCAATTCGAGCAACAACCGCTTTGTAGTTCGAAACAAGCTCTTCGGATCTTGTCACTGAAGCCATTGTTCTCCAACTTGCAATTCTAACTCTGTAATTACCACACGTGAAACGAACTCCACAACTCCACAGTCCAGTTCTCAGCATTGGAACATCAAAATCACCCGCTGATCTCGCTCCCTGAAATCAACTCTTCCAGGCCGGGTaactggaccctgcgtctcGTCTCAGGGGGTCATTCTAGGTCgggggtatgcctccggcggctggggctgcgccccagaccccactgctcctctcgctgcgctcgagtcgggcgttggGGTGCCAGCAGACTCCCGCGAAGCACGAGCaaaggggtctggggcagagccccagctgcccGCGAGGCCGATCAGGGTCCACttctctcctgcgaagcaggagcaaccagggtctggggcggagccccagccgccggaggcacaccccggCCCCAAAATCCCCGGTCACACCCTTAGGTCTTAGAGTGAGAAAGGTTTAGAGTTGAGATTAGGAGAGGTGTCTGCCGATATTACCCGTGGACAGTGTCGGGtgcaggtggtggtggttccCCGATAAATAAATTGCTTCAGGGCGTGGATGCGTTTAACGTGCATTCTCCGCGATCCACCGCATTTCACACGTACTTCTCTCAGCAGCGTTCGTTCAGTGGGTTTTGtgacctttttttttttggaaaaaagaataGCTTTTTGAAACGGTTGTTTGGCTTTTCTTCACGTGGTCATTGTATTTTGTGGAAGTGCGAAAATGGCGTCTGCTCAACCTGAAGCACGCGTCCAGCTTCCTGAGAAGACTGGTGTCTCCACGGCGGCCAGTGGTGCTGATGCCGGTGGGTCTGAAAAATCCCATATCGATCTCAAGGGTGTCGAGGAGATTCGTCCTGATTACGCAATCCAGATTTCTCTTACCAATTCCAAACCTAAAGATTTGGCCAATATCGAGAAACTGACTTCGGCCTTGGCTTCAGTTGGTCTTTATTCACAGGTCCGTCAGGGCAATCTTGGTAAATCTCTTATTCTTGTTAAAGCCAGTACTAAATCTGTTTCTGAAAGATCAGTTAAATCATTGGTCAAGGACTGGCTTCATGAGATTCCTACTCCTTCAATTGATAGTGCTCATACTGATGGGGCCTTGGAACTGTCTGAATCTCTTAGTCCTTCTGATAGATTAAGAATCATCTATGATGCTATTACCAATCCACCCGAAGACGGTGGTGCGGGAGTTCGTCCTCATTTGGGCGAATGGTCGTTTGTTGATAGTATTTTTGCCCTTCAGGATTCGGCATTGAACCGGGAATGGCTCAAACGTCTTTCTAAGCAATGGATCATTAGAGATAGCGAGCTGGATTTCATCCAGAAACAGTTCGGTGAGAAGATCGCGCTttattttggatttttaCAATTCTATTTCCTGTGGTCTCTTGTCCCAGCAGTTGTTGGTATTATCACTCAGAACTTTTTAGGTGCTTATTCAACTGTTTATGCTGTTATCAATCTTGTATGGGGACTTTCGTTTGTTGAAGCATGGAAACGACGTGAAGAACAATTATCAATTCGTTGGGGTGTTAAAGGAACAAGTGCTATTGAAGTTCGTAGACTGGAATTCCAGCCTGATAGTACTATTCCAGATCCTATTACTGGTGAGTTGCGTCCTTATTACGCCAGCTGGAAACGGATCTTGAAGCAAGTTTCGTTTATTCCATTTGCACTTACGTTTATCCTCGTGTTAGTTGCTTTCCAGTCGTCCGTATTTGTGATTGAGATTTTCCTCACTCAAATTTATAGTGGTCCTTTCAAGCAATTCCTTGCTTTTGTTCCCACTATTCTGCTTGCCGGATGTACTCCTCAAATTTCCGCCATTTATACATTTATTGCCAAGAAATTGAACGCTTTTGAGAATCACGAGACTGAAGAGTCGTATGAACTGGCCTATACTCAGAAgcaatttattttcaacttttttGTTTCCTACATGGGCCTCTTCTTGACTGCTTATGTCTATCTTCCTTTTGGTCACCTTATTATTCCTCACCTGGATTCGCTCCGTCAGCTTCTACATTTCCATGCTGGTCAGGAGATTCCTATTACTGACGCGTTCGAACTCAATAAACATAGACTCCACCAGCAAGTTATCTACTTTGCTATTACCGCCCAAGTTGTTTCTTTTGCAATGGAGACGGTTGTTCCCTATGTCAAGAGAATTGTATTTGGTTATATCACCAAGTACACCACCGGTGAGGttatttttgatgatgctCCCGAGGAAGCCAAGTTCTTGTCTCAAGTGCGTACTCAAGCTGACCTTCCCGATTACGACGTGCAAGAGGATTACCGTCAAATGGTTGTCCAATTTGGTTACACCATTTTGTTCTCGCCAGTGTGGGCTTATTCTCCTTTGGCCTCGTCTATCAACGTGTGGTTCCAAATCCGTGGTGATGCTGCCAAGATTTGTCTCGATGGAAGAAGACCCGTGCCTAGAAGAGCTGAAACTATTGGACCCTGGTTGGGCAACTTGTCGTTTTTGACCTGGTTGTCAAGTTTGACCACTGCCTCGATCATTGCCATGTACTCTGCTCTTAGTAACCATACCGATTCTCTGCTCACTGTGGTTGACGAAAAAGCACACCACCATCCTATTGTTCAAGCTAAGCCCTGGACTATTTTGGCAGTTATTCTTATCTCTGAACATGGCTTCTTTGCTGCTCGTTCTCTCATCAGCGCCATTGTAAAGAGCATTCCTACTAAGGAAGGTTTTGAGGCTGGAAAGAACAGATACGACTTGCGCAAACGTCACTTGAAGAGTGAAGAGATTATCAACGCCAACGTCGTCAGTGAGACAAACCCAGTCGAAAATGAGTGGAAATCTGTCTCTAAGAGAGAGCTATCCGACCAGATTGAAAAGGCCTTGATCCCTCCAAAGACTCTTAAGGACAAGAagaatcaataaatattaaatgTTGATGGGACTATAAACATAAGCATagaggaaaaagaagacgatATGCAGTAAACTAGAAAATaggaacaaaaataataaaaatacattttatatattatatctTGCAAGACTGTCGAATCGTAAGACTTGTGTGATTTGCAGGAGtattaattaaattaaatattGATGATATCTACTCTGGCCCTCTCCCAGACTCTATTAGTCACTgcctcgtcttcatcaccgTCATCACTAGTTGACAAGGGATTAACAGTGATACTTGCAAATGTTCCTGTGCTTCCCTTTGCCAATTGGCCAGGATTGATGGCTACGACATTATTCACAATTTGTGCCGTGTGCTTGAGCATAGAAGGCGTGATTATAATGTCAGGATTACCTTCATAAATAGACGCAAGGCCAAGGTATGGCACATCCAGTCCTGTAGTAATTTGACCATCTCTCCCCTTGGCAGCTGGGAATATTGGGTACACCCTACGTTGTCTGATGACATGTTCCATGGCCATTGTGATTTTATTGGTATTGTCATCACCGTTGATAACAACTAAGTTTGAGACGATATCAGCAATAGAGTCAGTAGTCGAAGCAGTGAAAACAACTTCGTTCAATTGGAAGGTTGCTGGGTTTGAAAGACACTTGAAATTCTTTGGTAACTCAAGAGCTTTACGATCAAGAGGTCGTTGTGGGAATGCTGTATGGTTGGAGATAACATCTTTGACACTTGGAATAATAATTACTTGGATAGATGGGTCAATCGATGTCAAAATCGGTTTGATATATGCTTTGAAAATATCGTCAAGTGTAAAGGTGTCTGGAGATTTATCATATGATTCAGGAATAGTAAATGAGCCAGATTGAACAAGAGGGTGGTTAATGTCAAGAAATGGCCCACTAAGAATTACCGTATCTGGTTTATGTGTCTGCTCATTCACATAATCGATGAACCTTACCAGAGGTTCAAAATCTAGATTGTTTCGCCCCGTGAATGGACCGGACGCTGCAAATACCTGGATTGGGCCATTATCCTGTCTTTGAACATGGTCAAAAAGTTCACTCTTTGCAGTAGCTGTGCCTGGTAACAGTGGTAGGTCTAATATTTTCTTAACAGCGAAATATCTACCATTGGCATTTGACCCACTAAAAGCAACAATTTGGCCTGGGAAAAACGATTGCACCGCACCTTGACCCTCAATGGCATCAAAATTCAACTGGATTCTCATACCTGATGAGAGCCGCCTACTGGATTCCAGCATCATAGATTTGATGTTTATTTTGTCCTCACCTGGCGAATCAGGAACAATTCTGCCAACAGCAATAATATCATCCTGCGAGATGTATGCTGGATTACCAAATAATTTATCATCATAATCATAAGCTTGTTTGACCCAGCTGACAGCATCTTCGATTTGAAGATCTAAAATTTCAGACGCATCACCAAGTTTCTGGTACATAGTACGATAGTTGAATTTTTTAAGATTCACGTTGACAGCAAGTTTCACGCGGTTTTCACTTGATCCCTCAGGAAAGGGCAGTTTTGTGATGTTGCCATTTAAAGTTTCGACAATTCCACGAGAAATTATAGGTTGAGATAGCGAGCGATCAGGGGTCTGAAGCATGCTCATACCACCAGTGCCTCTCATAGGGGAGCTAAGCTGGTCACTTGGAATCGGCGACGAAGATAAAGGAGCATTGGATCGTTGTTTGATACGAGAAGGGGTCTGCATTGGTAACACAGcctttctctttctggaTATAGAGCCCCCACTACCAGGAGTCAGCATGGATGTGAGGATATCAGAAGTTCCATTCAGACGTGAAGGAGTTGGTCGTGAAGCAGAAGACGGAGTATGTCCgttttgctgctgctgctgttgttttctGGATTTCTCTTCCAATTCATTTTGCAGATGTTGTTGGAATGATTTCAGTGTGTCAATATTGAATTCCAAATCGTTATTATCAAGGTAAACAACATAAGACTCCCATTTGTATAACAGGTCCTCAGAAGACAGGGCgaatattttcaacatGGAGTTCCATTCTGAAAGCACCAGCGAGTCTTCAATAGCAGGACCAAGCTTTGAAGACAGAAGTTTCACGTCCATAGTCATTTTGTACAATTATACCTCGACCAACTGAATACTTTGATATTCCTATGAACCTTAGTCGATGGTGGTAACTGAAATCAGAAATTCAATATCTGGTTCGTGATATCTTGCATGAACGTGCGCTTTCGCGTCTCGCGTTTTAATTTACCATTTTAGGATACCCTAATACACCTCTGATCTGAACGACGAtgaatgaaatatttaatattacAAACCGAGTCAACTCAATAGTTTGATAAAGTGAAATTTTAGAATGTAAATAATCTACGGTCGCAGTagactcctgcgaagcaggagcaaccagggtctggggcggagccccagccgccggaggcacaccccgaaACCCATGTATCACGAAACAGGAGAGTCGGACCCTGGTTGGGGCTCGACGTCGATTTCCTGGTATATAAGGTCCTCTTCGAGCTGACCAAGTGTGCTGTAGAAACTGATGTAGTTTTTAGAAGCGAGAGCCGGGTCGAAGACCGAGATCTGGCTGGAACCGGCGTAGAGGATGTCGTCTTCCCAACCACTTCTATTACAAGTGACAAAGGCTATTTTCCGTTTTGGAGGGCTTTTAATGAACGGGTTCATTCTCACAAACCAGTAATTAAGAGTAGATACGTCTGGTTCCAGAGGATCCATTTCATGCTCGagttgtttcttcttcagttgtTTCGCTTCGTCTGAGGTCTGTAAACTGGGACTTTCGCTATTGAGCCATGCCATTGGACACAGGATCAGTGACACATCATTCTCTAGAGCAGAATTAGCAAACTCGAATTTCTCAAAAGGGGCTTCGAATTTATACGGGTTGAGATCCATGCAAATGCCCACCTGCACCTTCAAACCTTTGAGGGCGACTGATTCGAACTCTGGAGTGTAGCTTTGAAACCCATCAGGACTCTCAGAACAGCCCCAGTCTACATCTGCCGAGTATAAAAAGGACTTCCTATAGTTGAATAGCACTTTGCCAGAGGGAGAAAACATGGCTGCCGAGTTGTAGATGTTGTTCGATTTCGAGCACAATTCCGGGTACCCGACCAAAGTGTGGCAATTCAGCGATTTGGAGATATCCATAGCCCATTTCGAGCTCACCCCCGAGCTTGTCGGTTCCAAATAGGGCGTAATATGGTCTCTCGACTTGAAATTGTACCCCGTGAACGCCAGTTCCGGCAGAATCAGCAGATCCAGCGGCCGCCGATTCGGCTGTCCAGTCTCATTCAAAAACCCATGGTTCCTCAAAATCCTATTAGCCCTCTCAATATTAGCCGACACCTGCCCAATCCGCGGGTTCAGCTGTAGCACCGCGACATTCAGCTTCCTCGACAGCATCCCACGAACATGAAACAAGTTAATTTTCCTTCTGCTCTGCATGCATTTATCCGACTTCGATCCGTACTGGGCCTGGAGGGGGGGAAcattgtgcctccggcggctggggctctgccccagaccccgtggctcctgcttcgcaggagtttgcgAGGTCAGTATGGATGGCTCAGAGAgggtggaccctgcatgttcggacgcagggtccacgCAGGGACCCCTAAACCCCGAgtcgagcgcagcgagacgagcagcggggtctggggcggagccccagccgccggaggcacaggcCCCCAAACAGAAATCATAAGCTTTTATTGAAATAGTCGTCAACAGTGATTATAGCCAATCAAAGGTCCtctatatatttacattaAACCGGCTTTTAgttttcagcagcagtctcgACGGGAGCGGGGGCAGGAGCGCTCTCGGTAGCGGGTTCGGTCGAGGGAGCAGCGTCGGTAGATGGCTGGGTGTCTTCAGTAGTCTTGTTCTCCTTGTCCTTgttttctctctctctgttTCTGTCATTAggtcctcttcttctcttgtTATCGTTTCGGTTACGGTTATTGTTATCACCgcctcttctcttcttgttgttgtgaaCATCGTCCTTGAAAGCGTTGAACTTGCGGTAGTTCTTACCACTGGCATGGGCAGTGAATCCGTGCTCGGCTGCCTTCATATCGACATAAGCTTGCTTAGACATGGTCAAAAGCTCGACATCGTTATATTTGGGCTTGGGGTCTAAAGCAAGGAACTTCTCTGCATCCTCAAGACTGGCAAACTCCACAAACACAGACGACTTGAACTTCTTGTCGTTATCTCTTCTAAGACGCACTTGCTTGAACTTTCCGAATGTCTCGAAAAACTTCTCAATATCAAACTGCGAAGTAGCAGTCTCTTCACCGAAACCTTTGGCATAGATAGATCTGGCAAAGGCATCctgcttctcttctttcttggGCTCTACAAGAGGAATCTTTCTTCTGACAAGCTCTCCATCTTCTGAAACTTCCAGAAGCTCTTTAGATCCACGCAGagcctcaacaacagcactGACGGGTCTGAATCTCTTCATACGGGCAAACATACAAATGGTAGCAATAGGAACCCAGCCCTCGTTCTTGAGCGACAGCTTGTACAAAAATTTATCATTAGGAAGGTTTTCGTTGGAAAAGTAGAACTCCACCTGCTTCAAGATCTCGGCTGGATCAGACGACTCTGGAAGAACTGAAGCATCCGACTTGACATTCGAGCTCTTAGCAGCTGTGGATGCAGCAGCGGTTTCtgtagtggtggtgctggcaGGCACTCCGTTATCTTGAACCTTAACTGGCTCGGCAACTGCAACGTTCTCGCTCATATTTTATACCGGAATTTGTGTGTTTTTACTGTGGATACCGACAGGAAAGAGCAGCAAATGACCGTGGACTCTGTCTATCTCTCCGTGATCTGTACACTTCTCTCGCAGCTGGATCAATATATGTacgtgaaaaaaaaaattgtcCCTCGAAATGCGCCCTAACCCACATTTTATTATGGGCGGTCAGGGTCCTCCTGGGTTCATTTCTGGGGTTTTATTAGGGATTGgtttgtgcctccggcggctggggctccgccccagaccccgtggctcctgcttcgcaggagtttcgtCGGGTTTTCAGATGAGTTGGGTGTGTTCAGGACTAAGGGAGCCTGGTTCTTGGGTTCTGGAAACAGGGTCAGATGGAGAGATAAGACTGATTAATTAATCTCGTTTATAAACTTATAATTTAGACGGTCTACCAACACGGACTACACCGTCTTGCATGAATGAACAGACTAACTTGTGGTCAGCATCGTACATACGACCTTTGTAAAGTCCTCTGCCATCAACTGCTCGATCAGTGTAGGTCTCCATGGTCAGCCATTCTTCGTCGACTTTAGGATCCATGTCATGAAGCACGAATGAATGGTCAATGGATGCGATTCCTCGGATGTAGTAGGGTTCATCTTGAATGTTAAGGATGGTGAAGAGTGAGTTACGATCAGAGGTATATAGCAATGCTGCTACATGCATGTTGGGATTGGTCGTCAACTTGTCGTGCGATCTGAAATAATGCATGATTCTTCGGTCTGCTAGAGGcttatttttgttgtaaGGCTTGGTGTCTAGTTTTCGAAGGTCGATAGGATGCTTTTCTGGCTCCATACCCTCGTTCTTAGCCCATACAATGTATGCTTCAGTGTCCACATCAGGTGCAATTGGCGTCGCGAgaatctcttcttttgttctACGCAGTTCAGGTTCCAGATCTCGCTGAAAGTCTAACACACTCTTTTCACGAGCTTTGTATGAGCCAATAGCAATGAAACATAGCTTCTTGGACTCGAAATTGAAATTCGCCATATCTGACTCGTCCAGTTGGTAGACCTTGATAGTTCTAGTCGAGTATGACCGACCATTTCTGAGCTTTTCTACTAAGTAGATAAAAGGAACGTCGCTTCTTCCTGGCAGAATGAACTCGCCATGAAAGTTCTAAGTTAAGTTAGTTAAAACTCCAATCTGTAATCTAGCTCCCATTCGCGAACTgcttttcaaaaaaaataaaaagcaaGCTACTAGCAGAGAGTATCgtatcaagaaaaaatattaatatccCAGGATAAAACCTTTCCTACTTACATGacagatatatttttcgCCAACCGTCAGAGACCCGGCATATGCTGCTTGGGCAAGCACATGACCACCTATAAGAGTTAGTCAAAACAATATCCAAATACTAATATAACCATCTCAATACCATGATACTGTGATCTTATGATATTATCCAGCCCATGAAGACCCATGAGTCtaatcagcatcaacaacaaaatatcaTTGTACATTGATCGATCCTGTCATGGGCTATGGCTACTCAGATCCTAactatcaacagcatcagcatctgTTGCACGACAAGTGCAATATAAACTTAAACTGGTAACATACCAAAAACTCCTGGGGCAGATGCTGGTTGGAAAGGAACCACAGTGGACTGGAAACACCAAAAATCTTCACGAAGACCTGGAATGTCGGGAACTTCCCGGAGACCCATCAGATCCACAAAGGTCTTATTTGGAGGATCTATAAGTTTGAAATCTACGGGCATTCtgaattatttttcttttagtATTTCACACTCAGCCACAATTCAAAGAACAGTCGGTTTGGATGGTTAAACGATAGAAATTCACAATTACGATACAGTTGACTAATATCGCGATCGCACGGGCCTCTAGGTATATAAATGTAAGAGTACTGTAGTACAAAATGTATGTGTAAAAAAAGTACCGAAGCCAACTGCTGTGAACTAGCCGAGAAATTGTGGGGAAATCGGTTATAGGTTAAACTCCCAGGCCCCTTACCTTAATCTGCCATCGGCATGTGCTACAGCCGGATTCCGTCCAGATTTATATTGTTCTAGCGAGTTTCCAGCCCCCTGGCACTCTTGGGCCGAGGTGAAACCTGTCTCGAACATCACTTTACTTTCTCAACCTCTGGGTTCTTAAACGATCCAGCCTGGACTCACCGAAATTCAAGCTCGAGCATGTGATCGCGTGAACGGcgtcctgcctccggcggctggggctccgccccagaccctggttgctcctgcttcgcaggagatgactgggccgtcgacgaaacgactcgagcgaagcgagaggagcagccagggtctggggcggagccccagccgccggaggcacaccctccTCCCGGAAATTTATgctaataaatatatattgaaCAGAGAAGTAAATGCAGAGTGGTCTGTATGCAGGGGCGAGTTTATCATGCAGAGTCTGGCGGTTAGCCAGAGTAGTTGGTTTGGAGTGACATTGACAGTGGGGTGGTATCGTTGGCATTGACGTCGTCGTAGTCTTCTAAGAGGGGTTGTTGGTGGGTTGAGGACCGGTAGTGGATGGCTGGGGTGGTGGAATGGAGTCCGGCAATGGTCGAGGAGCCCGAGTCTGCGGTGTGTGAATGGGGATGGGGGTGGGAGCGACTGGATCTAGAGTGCgattggtggtgatgatgccGGTGCTCGTCAGAGTCTCGGAACTCAGGCCGCTCGTTTCCGTAGCACATTCGTTGGATGAGAATGGTGATGTCGAAACAGACGGTACCAGCTGAGCCAATAAGGAAGGGGAGTTCGTTCAGGAGGAAAGCATGTCCTTTGGCACCTCGTGCTTCTGGTGACAGCAGAATCGACAGTGTGTATGTGACATTTCCAGTGAGAGCAGCAGAGAAAAGCAGCATAGATGTTCCCCAGGTGGACTTACGACGGAAGTTCTTGTAGATTTGAGGCATGCGTGAAGTTACATAGAGTGCAGCACATATCCAAGCAGACATTCGGCCAATACTCTCAGAATCAAGCCAAGCTCTCGTGGCAACTGTGGCTCCTGTAGCAAGAACGTTGGATACCTCGCTGATAGGGGCAGCTCGTACTTTAGTAAATGAAGAGATGAATGAAGAGGTGAGCATGGCTTTTAGACCCGAACTACTAAGGGAGCGAACTGTCTTCTTGGAGATGGCAATAGGTGCCGAAGTTTGGTGAGCTAATATCTCACTACCTGTACTGATTACAGCATCAGTGCTTTCTTCGTCAGAAGAGTCCTTGCCATCGAGAATGATTTGACGTCGATGTTCTCGAGATGAATAGTAGATGTACTGCAAGCCGAGCACAATGTCGATATTGACATAATAGAATCCGAGAAgagtttgaaaaggaaGTTGATGCGTTAATAGACAGCCCAGTAGATTGGTAAAATCTCCAATAAACCAGTTTAGAAGGAAGCCCCATGATAACCCATCAACCGACTGGTTAATGTAGTTTTCTGCCACTTGTGGAAGCTGGGCTCCCAGCCAGGCTATAAATGATATATGGCCAAATACCCAAGAAAAGGCAGAGATGTTGCCATACACGCAGTTTCCTGTCAAATAATAGATCCACCTGATCAGATGGTCTTCTCCGTCTAATAAAGGACATGACATGGTTGTGGGTCCAGAAGTATGGAATGCTGATAGAATGGATGTCGTATTTCCACTCATGATGGAAATAGAGTATGGCGACGGATATGATCGGGATATGAGTTGACAAAATAACTAGCAATTCATCAAATATGATGTTGAAGGAGGAAATGCGGTTGTTGATAAATACGGTAAGGATGTGAATGAGAATATAAAGCTGAACTACAAGGTCGGTAAGCGGATCAGACAAGCTACTGGTGGGTCCAGGAAATTTATCAGGTACGTTACCCAAATCTAAGGGTTCTACCCAAATGTATTCTGTAACGAGAGAAAACCTGGGTTGATTCTATTACTGACAGATCAGGGTCTCAGAAGTCGCGATGATAACAAGATTATCTACAGACAGATAAGAAAGCcagaaaatcaaaactGAAAGATATTGAATACAAAAAATTGAGCCAAAATGAAGGAAAGAACCAAAAATCCTAACCAGAGAAATGAACCGTAATTACCGTGCCGATGTTaataaacaacaaacaGGTTGTACGCGCCAGTGCCGCTTATTACAGCTCGATTGTC from Sugiyamaella lignohabitans strain CBS 10342 chromosome D, complete sequence includes the following:
- the IST2 gene encoding Ist2p (Cortical ER protein involved in ER-plasma membrane tethering; one of 6 proteins (Ist2p, Scs2p, Scs22p, Tcb1p, Tcb2p, Tcb3p) that connect ER to the plasma membrane (PM) and regulate PM phosphatidylinositol-4-phosphate (PI4P) levels by controlling access of Sac1p phosphatase to its substrate PI4P in the PM; localizes to the mother cell in small-budded cells and to the bud in medium- and large-budded cells; mRNA is transported to the bud tip by an actomyosin-driven process; GO_component: GO:0033101 - cellular bud membrane [Evidence IDA] [PMID 11030653]; GO_component: GO:0033101 - cellular bud membrane [Evidence IDA] [PMID 13679573]; GO_component: GO:0032541 - cortical endoplasmic reticulum [Evidence IDA] [PMID 23237950]; GO_component: GO:0016021 - integral component of membrane [Evidence IEA]; GO_component: GO:0016021 - integral component of membrane [Evidence ISM] [PMID 12192589]; GO_component: GO:0016020 - membrane [Evidence IEA]; GO_component: GO:0005886 - plasma membrane [Evidence IDA] [PMID 11030653]; GO_component: GO:0005886 - plasma membrane [Evidence IDA] [PMID 17234190]; GO_component: GO:0005886 - plasma membrane [Evidence IDA] [PMID 23237950]; GO_function: GO:0008289 - lipid binding [Evidence IDA] [PMID 19453974]; GO_process: GO:0090158 - endoplasmic reticulum membrane organization [Evidence IGI] [PMID 23237950]; GO_process: GO:0072659 - protein localization to plasma membrane [Evidence IMP] [PMID 24416406]; GO_process: GO:0060304 - regulation of phosphatidylinositol dephosphorylation [Evidence IGI] [PMID 23237950]) gives rise to the protein MASAQPEARVQLPEKTGVSTAASGADAGGSEKSHIDLKGVEEIRPDYAIQISLTNSKPKDLANIEKLTSALASVGLYSQVRQGNLGKSLILVKASTKSVSERSVKSLVKDWLHEIPTPSIDSAHTDGALELSESLSPSDRLRIIYDAITNPPEDGGAGVRPHLGEWSFVDSIFALQDSALNREWLKRLSKQWIIRDSELDFIQKQFGEKIALYFGFLQFYFLWSLVPAVVGIITQNFLGAYSTVYAVINLVWGLSFVEAWKRREEQLSIRWGVKGTSAIEVRRLEFQPDSTIPDPITGELRPYYASWKRILKQVSFIPFALTFILVLVAFQSSVFVIEIFLTQIYSGPFKQFLAFVPTILLAGCTPQISAIYTFIAKKLNAFENHETEESYELAYTQKQFIFNFFVSYMGLFLTAYVYLPFGHLIIPHLDSLRQLLHFHAGQEIPITDAFELNKHRLHQQVIYFAITAQVVSFAMETVVPYVKRIVFGYITKYTTGEVIFDDAPEEAKFLSQVRTQADLPDYDVQEDYRQMVVQFGYTILFSPVWAYSPLASSINVWFQIRGDAAKICLDGRRPVPRRAETIGPWLGNLSFLTWLSSLTTASIIAMYSALSNHTDSLLTVVDEKAHHHPIVQAKPWTILAVILISEHGFFAARSLISAIVKSIPTKEGFEAGKNRYDLRKRHLKSEEIINANVVSETNPVENEWKSVSKRELSDQIEKALIPPKTLKDKKNQ